A region from the Fusarium musae strain F31 chromosome 1, whole genome shotgun sequence genome encodes:
- a CDS encoding hypothetical protein (EggNog:ENOG41), whose product MSSPSTVLITGGNRGIGQGLVKTFLARPSLTVIVGVRNPSHPTSKALHDLPVGKGSKLIVVKLDSSVPSDAAAAVSTIKSEHHIDALDIVIANAGIATDGGLVRDTTVDNIQKHFEVNTIGPVVLFQAVADLLQASKTGNPRFVAISTLLGSMGSMENLVALPSTNSPYGGSKAALNWFIRRLHFEEPWLTSFVIHPGLVETEMAAAAFGNGSTKDLSLYGAISIETSVTGLVNVIDKASKQFSGTFQNYDGTPIAW is encoded by the coding sequence ATGTCTTCTCCATCTACAGTCCTCATCACTGGTGGAAACCGTGGAATCGGCCAAGGCCTCGTCAAGACATTCCTTGCCCGACCATCGCTCACCGTCATTGTTGGCGTCCGCAATCCCTCCCACCCAACATCCAAAGCTCTCCACGATCTGCCAGTAGGCAAGGGCTCTaagctcatcgtcgtcaagcTTGACTCCAGCGTGCCCTCTGATGCTGCCGCGGCCGTTTCTACGATCAAGAGCGAGCACCACATTGACGCCCTTGATATTGTCATCGCCAATGCCGGAATCGCCACCGATGGCGGTCTAGTTCGTGACACCACTGTGGACAACATCCAGAAGCACTTTGAGGTCAACACTATTGGCCCTGTTGTTCTCTTTCAAGCTGTCGCAGACCTTCTCCAGGCCAGTAAGACTGGAAACCCCCGCTTCGTTGCAATTTCAACTCTTCTCGGCTCAATGGGCTCTATGGAAAACTTGGTGGCACTGCCTTCCACAAATAGCCCTTATGGTGGCAGTAAGGCTGCTCTGAACTGGTTCATCCGACGCCTTCACTTCGAAGAGCCGTGGCTCACTAGCTTCGTCATCCACCCTGGCCTGGTAGAGACCGAAATGGCTGCCGCCGCATTTGGCAATGGTTCTACGAAAGATCTGTCCCTGTATGGAGCCATCAGTATCGAAACCAGTGTTACGGGGCTGGTCAATGTTATTGATAAAGCCAGTAAGCAGTTTAGTGGAACCTTTCAGAATTATGACGGTACGCCCATCGCTTGGTAG
- a CDS encoding hypothetical protein (EggNog:ENOG41), translated as MDADARTQLTLPVSDKPSRSRRVRDFRRGYHACELCRKKKIRCIVDKPGASCLRCQREVKECVFSDERSRRKRNNTATRRGSSEQGTRLSLASDLMSISSPSATHFANVVVLQPAPGSEHGVDMASTSRAQANLSQDTFTEEPSQMLDDSNDLTFPDISMSVRSGLPEQQQHNALNEASPSISSTCPAGEITTTLVSNGNDALRLLYQSAIEHANKDGSSPNHQVPVPRHTLGRTGDTSSPGTTASVRPQRLIDVSTANHNPLTVWRSFRFVRMGWFTAEEAVRYIDLFQQNLAPLSPVSRGFDLSHEKHYRLITQEPLLCCVILMISSRYHVLSGHGGLARSTIVHHRLWEHCQHLVMRIIFGQEKRSKAKTRTRGSIEALLLIIEWHPQAIHLPPASDGWDSSTLLSELDPRDDQFDNQADDTNDNEAQWLRDVILPAKTSDRMSWMLLGCVQSLALELGLCDDGERGDTATQPPGYKAEQTRLRDLLYIFLEQQSSRLGCPSMMPTSVSRFMSEPSARDVQGKSATVTAWLDLTNLTRTIIDVLCPSAAGIREILSSYSSPHAHEDLTIEFNYLRAFMNSFGIQAAVDRVLGRRPPNSIDTDVLQSSITATDYSFIREVINSSCQALESVNRLFEAGTLRYCPARVFLRIIMVSIFLLKALSLGIRTTDLETSLGVLERSIRALSNSSLDEMHLASRYGELLDMHLERYRQSMVPTTVPQGIRAEDQTSQWIFDNSVPPVDDSLEGLSMPVVDDWLALPFDPSMAPFGFATDDPDMAEPEDRSWDFLWSLPNV; from the exons ATGGATGCTGACGCACGAACCCAGCTCACTTTACCTGTTAGTGATAAGCCCTCTCGAAGTCGACGCGTCCGTGATTTTCGCCGGGGCTACCACGCCTGCGAGCTGTgtcggaagaagaagatccgcTGTATCGTCGACAAACCTGGGGCGTCATGCTTGAGATGTCAACGAGAAGTCAAAGAATGTGTATTCAGCGATGAGCGGTCTCGCCGGAAGCGTAACAATACTGCTACCAGAAGAGGATCATCGGAACAAGGTACGCGTCTATCTCTAGCCTCTGATCTTATGTCCATCTCTTCACCCTCTGCAACCCATTTTGCTAACGTGGTGGTGCTTCAACCAGCTCCGGGTTCAGAACATGGTGTTGACATGGCGAGTACCTCGCGGGCTCAAGCCAATTTGAGTCAAGACACGTTTACGGAAGAGCCATCACAGATGCTCGACGACAGCAATGATTTGACATTCCCAGACATTTCTATGTCAGTCCGTAGTGGACTACCcgaacaacagcaacataACGCTTTGAACGAAGCCTCGCCGTCTATAAGCTCCACATGCCCTGCAGGTGAAATCACTACGACACTTGTTTCGAACGGTAACGACGCATTACGGCTTTTGTACCAATCTGCGATTGAACATGCCAACAAGGATGGTTCCTCACCCAACCATCAAGTTCCTGTACCACGGCATACACTGGGACGCACCGGAGATACTTCGAGTCCCGGGACAACTGCCTCTGTCAGGCCACAAAGGCTTATTGATGTCTCTACTGCCAATCATAATCCCTTGACGGTGTGGCGGTCCTTCCGCTTTGTCAGAATGGGCTGGTTTACAGCTGAAGAGGCAGTCAGATATATCGACTT GTTTCAGCAAAATCTAGCACCGCTATCCCCGGTCTCAAGAGGCTTTGACCTGAGCCACGAAAAACACTACCGGCTCATCACACAAGAACCTCTCCTATGCTGCGTAATTCTGATGATATCATCGCGCTACCACGTCTTGAGTGGTCACGGCGGTCTGGCCAGGAGCACTATTGTGCACCACCGACTATGGGAGCACTGCCAGCATCTCGTCATGAGAATCATCTTTGGTCAAGAGAAGCGATCCAAAGCAAAGACGAGAACTCGAGGATCCATCGAAGCTCTTCTGCTGATCATAGAGTGGCACCCGCAAGCGATACATCTTCCGCCGGCTTCGGATGGCTGGGACTCGTCTACCTTACTCAGCGAGTTAGATCCTCGGGATGACCAGTTCGATAATCAGGCTGATGACACTAACGATAATGAAGCTCAGTGGCTTAGAGATGTGATCCTCCCAGCCAAGACGTCTGATCGTATGtcttggatgttgttgggcTGTGTGCAATCTTTGGCTCTTGAACTTGGGCTTTGCGATGATGGCGAAAGAGGTGACACGGCTACACAACCACCGGGATACAAAGCCGAGCAGACACGATTACGGGATCTGTTGTATATATTTCTAGAGCAGCAGTCCAGCCGACTAGGATGCCCTTCTATGATGCCGACTTCTGTTTCACGCTTCATGTCAGAGCCCTCCGCAAGAGACGTGCAGGGCAAGTCAGCCACAGTGACAGCATGGCTCGACCTGACCAATCTTACCCGAACCATCATCGATGTTCTATGTCCCTCAGCTGCAGGAATTAGAGAGATTCTTAGCAGCT ATTCATCGCCTCATGCACACGAAGACTTGACCATTGAGTTCAATTATCTCCGCGCTTTCATGAATTCCTTTGGCATCCAAGCCGCCGTCGATCGAGTGCTTGGTAGAAGGCCCCCAAACTCGATCGACACTGATGTTCTCCAGTCATCCATCACGGCAACAGACTACTCTTTCATCAGGGAAGTCATTAATTCGTCATGCCAAGCTCTAGAGTCAGTGAATAGGCTCTTCGAGGCTGGTACGCTCCGGTATTGCCCTGCCCGAGTATTCCTCCGCATCATCATGGTTTCTATCTTCCTTCTAAAAGCGCTGAGTCTTGGAATTCGAACAACAGATCTGGAGACCTCCCTTGGGGTATTGGAGCGAAGTATCCGAGCTTTGAGTAACAGTAGTCTCGACGAGATGCATCTAGCTTCTCGGTATGGAGAGTTGCTGGACATGCATCTGGAGAGGTATAGGCAAAGCATGGTCCCAACCACGGTTCCACAGGGGATCCGTGCAGAGGACCAAACCTCCCAATGGATATTCGACAATAGCGTGCCGCCAGTAGATGATTCATTGGAGGGTTTGTCGATGCCGGTTGTGGATGACTGGCTTGCACTGCCGTTTGATCCAAGTATGGCTCCATTCGGCTTCGCTACTGATGACCCCGACATGGCCGAGCCAGAAGATAGGTCATGGGATTTCTTATGGAGCTTACCAAAcgtataa
- a CDS encoding hypothetical protein (EggNog:ENOG41), whose translation MNHPESEHKMSLGTEELEHAPEHQEPQRVDVPEEANKRIKNTFDRHLLPIVCCLYILSYLDRGNIGNAKTAGAKSDLGLSDSEWSWVLNAFYICYVCFEWTSLFWKILPASKYVAALCVCWGTAAMCAGAVHNLGGLIACRALLGVFEAAFGAGAPYFLSLFYRRDELGFRVSLLLGMSPLANCFASALAYGITHISGSLEPWRYLFIIEGAPTVAFSLVAWFFLADSPDNAKYLSEKDATYAVERLQVRDRTKKTGVRWNQIFAGLTDYQNYVHTVIHFCCNYSFAGLSNFLPTIVRDMGYSSVTAQGLTAPPYFLAFLCCVLAALVSDRYGKRGYVVGGSAFVGFIGYLMLVVVQDESKKATRYAAIFLASCGVFPALAINITWLLNNQGGDSKKGAGLAILATFGQCSSFVSSVVFPSTDGPLYLRGTAIGCGLTGLISVLALGLRFALERENKRRDREYGPVDSDMTVDVTELGDKNKNFRYLT comes from the exons ATGAATCACCCAGAGTCTGAGCACAAGATGTCCCTGGGCACAGAGGAACTCGAACATGCACCAGAACACCAGGAACCGCAACGCGTTGACGTTCCTGAGGAGGCCAACAAGCGCATCAAGAATACA TTTGACCGCCATCTTCTACCCATCGTCTGCTGCCTATACATCCTATCCTATCTCGATCGAGGAAATATCGGCAACGCCAAAACCGCCGGTGCAAAAAGTGACCTTGGTCTCAGTGACTCTGAATGGTCATGGGTCCTCAACGCGTTCTATATCTGCTACGTTTGCTTCGAGTGGACTAGTCTTTTCTGGAAGATCCTCCCTGCGAGTAAATACGTCGCCGCGCTTTGCGTTTG TTGGGGAACGGCGGCCATGTGCGCTGGTGCCGTGCATAATCTCGGTGGACTTATTGCCTGCCGGGCGCTGCTTGGCGTGTTCGAGGCTGCGTTTGGTGCAGGTGCACCGTATTTCCTGTCCTTGTTCTACCGTCGTGATGAACTGGGCTTTCGTGTTTCTCTTCTACTTGGAATGTCGCCGTTGGCCAATTGCTTCGCTTCTGCGTTGGCGTACGGAATCACCCATATCAGTGGCTCGCTGGAGCCTTGGAGatatctcttcatcatcg AGGGTGCACCCACTGTAGCTTTCTCTCTCGTCGCTTGGTTCTTCTTGGCAGATTCCCCAGATAATGCCAAATACCTATCTGAGAAAGATGCCACTTACGCTGTTGAGCGGCTCCAGGTCCGCGATCGGACCAAAAAGACTGGAGTTCGCTGGAACCAGATATTTGCTGGTCTGACAGACTACCAGAACTACGTCCACACTGTCATTCATTTCTGTTGCAACTACTCCTTCGCCGGCCTTTCCAACTTCCTCCCGACAATTGTCCGCGATATGGGCTACTCATCCGTCACCGCACAGGGCCTTACTGCACCGCCATACTTTCTAGCTTTCCTTTGCTGCGTGCTAGCAGCTTTGGTGAGTGACAGGTATGGCAAGAGAGGGTATGTTGTCGGTGGCAGCGCTTTCGTTGGCTTTATTGGCTACCTCATGTTGGTCGTTGTTCAGGATGAGTCTAAGAAGGCAACGCGTTATGCCGCCATTTTTCTGGCGTCATGTGGAGTTTTTCCTGCGcttgccatcaacatcacctgGCTGCTGAACAATCAGGGAGGAGACTCGAAAAAGGGTGCTGGACTAGCTATCCTGGCTACCTTCGGTCAATGCTCCTCTTTTGTTAGTAGTGTTGTCTTTCCTAGTACTGACGG ACCTCTTTATCTTCGTGGCACTGCCATTGGCTGCGGACTGACCGGACTCATCTCTGTCCTTGCACTAGGTCTCCGCTTCGCCTTGGAACGTGAGAACAAGAGAAGGGACCGTGAATATGGCCCCGTCGATTCAGATATGACTGTCGATGTCACAGAGCTTGGTGATAAGAACAAGAACTTTCGCTACCTCACATAG
- a CDS encoding hypothetical protein (EggNog:ENOG41), translating to MSNSIVNSTPYPFQFNPPTLQKLGKPGQTADVTGTLKNVRGKIPSVHVSALRTMMLEAHNDPTKILAHACSYDGLSSRLCEEAGFPMIFLAGYAVASAYGLPDTGYIAMAEVCDKIQETVRQVSVPVMADGDTGYGSPLNVKRTVESYAHAGAAGIMIEDQTWPKRCGHTKGKSVVSRGEAYARIQAACDARDQGKDIFILARTDALIHGWEEAMSRAKEFKRIGVDAVFVEALPDRESMRRCVEEIGIPTFANIIEGGKTENLSAKDLAELGFCAVAYPWTLVAAKLKSIRETLEELKKSMTVGKPPMILSYNEVCEGVGFNKYWDLEERYKFKDDGLVTESTNGRS from the exons ATGTCCAATTCCATCGTCAACAGCACCCCCTACCCCTTCCAGTTCAACCCTCCAACCTTGCAAAAGCTTGGCAAGCCCGGCCAGACCGCAGACGTAACTGGCACTCTGAAGAATGTCCGCGGAAAAATCCCATCCGTCCATGTATCAGCTCTTCGCACGATGATGCTCGAGGCCCATAATGACCCTACCAAGATCCTCGCCCACGCCTGCAGCTATGATGGTCTTTCATCACGACTCTGCGAGGAAGCTGGATTTCCCATGATCTTCCTCGCTGGTTATGCTGTAGCTAGTGCTTACGGTTTGCCTGACACTGGTTATATCGCTATGGCTGAGGTGTGCGATAAGATTCAGGAAACGGTGCGGCAGGTCTCTGTGCCTGTTATGGCCGATGGAGATACGGGGTATGGTAGCCCGCTGAATGTCAAAAGAACTGTGGAGAGTTATGCCCACGCTGGTGCAGCTGGAATCATGATTGAGGACCAAACCTGGCCAAAGC GATGCGGCCATACCAAGGGCAAGTCTGTCGTCTCTCGTGGTGAGGCATATGCCCGTATCCAGGCTGCTTGCGACGCTCGAGATCAAGGCAAAGATATTTTCATCCTAGCGAGGACTGACGCTTTGATCCACGGCTGGGAAGAGGCCATGAGCCGTGCCAAAGAGTTCAAGAGAATCGGTGTCGATGCTGTTTTTGTCGAGGCCCTTCCCGATCGTGAGTCTATGCGACGATGTGTAGAAGAGATTGGCATCCCCACATTTGCAAACA TCATTGAAGGAGGAAAGACGGAGAATCTATCTGCAAAGGACCTTGCGGAACTAGGATTCTGTGCTGTGGCATATCCCTGGACGCTTGTGGCTGCGAAGCTCAAGAGTATCCGTGAGACCTTGGAAGAATTGAAGAAGAGTATGACCGTTGGAAAGCCGCCTATGATTCTTTCATACAACGAAGTTTGTGAGGGCGTTGGATTCAATAAGTACTGGGATTTGGAGGAGAGGTacaagttcaaggatgatGGACTTGTGACTGAGTCCACAAACGGCCGCTCTTAG
- a CDS encoding hypothetical protein (EggNog:ENOG41): protein MGANIGSQRRRERGRRSQAAFRKRQAQSNHALADQNARLKQGIQRLLDVAQGDERPEMLGIIRELAVAADLEAPPQVAMIGTGLSSTETSISDTTAVEADSFQGLFSDIPLPVSPSQSTQYRLECSMWLDPLHYLRVALPPQDILPYLGPGAETFAGLLFWSVMEHYQTVCTQHNAKTVIQKGLKHSKATQDIKPSFIETMAKARVEYKQTGSISQAHAVAAEKDLGLVLCNLIETEYRSAGKDPDQWLSCIGIEKRLKKTMSDDSLESLRIAAHGSGDASLQCLLEDVKCRLYDSCVCFGDGPRWDVKIVDQLFASFTRCGIEGEMGIRGDTLPSV from the exons ATGG GCGCTAACATAGGTTCCCAGCGTCGTCGTGAGCGAGGCCGACGTTCACAAGCAGCTTTTCGCAAGCGACAGGCCCAATCAAACCATGCGCTGGCAGATCAAAATGCGCGTCTTAAGCAGGGAATCCAAAGACTACTCGATGTAGCTCAAGGCGACGAGCGACCTGAGATGCTCGGCATCATTCGGGAGCTTGCAGTCGCTGCTGACCTTGAAGCCCCACCACAAGTCGCGATGATCGGGACAGGCCTTTCGAGCACTGAGACGTCAATTAGCGATACTACCGCTGTAGAGGCAGACAGCTTCCAGGGCTTATTCAGCGACATTCCCCTGCCAGTGAGCCCTTCGCAATCAACCCAGTATCGTTTGGAGTGCAGCATGTGGCTAGACCCATTACACTACCTCCGGGTCGCGTTGCCGCCTCAGGATATCCTTCCGTACCTTGGCCCTGGTGCAGAAACATTTGCTGGCCTTCTCTTCTGGTCCGTCATGGAGCATTACCAGACTGTGTGCACACAGCACAACGCCAAAACAGTCATCCAGAAGGGCCTGAAGCATTCAAAAGCCACGCAGGATATCAAACCCTCCTTCATCGAAACTATGGCAAAGGCAAGAGTCGAGTATAAGCAGACAGGCTCCATCAGCCAAGCACATGCTGTCGCGGCTGAAAAGGACCTGGGACTTGTACTTTGCAATCTCATCGAAACAGAGTATCGATCCGCGGGTAAGGACCCAGATCAATGGCTATCGTGTATCGGGATTGAGAAACGACTCAAGAAGACAATGAGTGATGATTCACTAGAGAGTTTAAGAATTGCTGCACATGGAAGTGGGGATGCAAGTTTGCAGTGTCTACTGGAAGATGTTAAGTGCCGACTGTACGATAGCTGTGTCTGTTTTGGAGATGGACCTCGATGGGATGTGAAGATCGTTGACCAGTTATTTGCTTCTTTCACAAGATGCGGAATAGAAGGCGAAATGGGAATACGAGGTGACACGCTTCCATCAGTGTAG
- a CDS encoding hypothetical protein (EggNog:ENOG41), which yields MTYRGTRSKPYFLLDHVLSVDSNNHLFDRLLGLATNELVKPLTECRPKAPIEARNYLQDPASLYPQTVTECTDVTWAIDNVVQKGVKASITSMFNLWGNHSENKSDVWDSTLLRVIQIEENPREKIKELLKNPEYEKSIRELFAWQDDQGHKRVVGVVTGFITCTDMAVNKTEEKTTAGGLSLTPVPETATGVPGTAVTAQGFSKKVHKKDISGAYKGEVVVACSYLPIFAHFTAESGTSWLGQWWRGSDPAFSHLQLGDLPMVVESEDGEVKYKVGKECGGNLDRPFGVDDQKDNNGGAREQQELQDLENLGFTIEVASE from the coding sequence ATGACCTATCGGGGAACCCGTTCTAAGCCCTActttcttcttgatcatgtTCTTTCCGTCGACAGCAACAACCATCTTTTCGATCGCCTTTTAGGCCTTGCGACCAACGAGCTAGTCAAACCGCTTACAGAGTGCCGCCCAAAAGCCCCGATCGAAGCAAGAAATTACTTGCAGGATCCTGCTAGCCTGTATCCCCAGACAGTCACTGAATGCACAGATGTTACATGGGCCATCGACAACGTCGTCCAAAAAGGAGTTAAGGCAAGCATCACTAGCATGTTCAATCTATGGGGGAATCACTCCGAAAATAAGAGCGATGTTTGGGACTCAACGCTGTTGCGAGTGATTCAGATTGAGGAGAATCCAcgagagaagatcaaggaacTGCTGAAGAACCCTGAATACGAGAAGAGTATCCGTGAGTTGTTTGCTTGGCAGGATGACCAAGGCCACAAGCGCGTCGTGGGTGTCGTCACCGGTTTCATTACGTGTACCGACATGGCTGTAAACAAGACTGAGGAAAAGACGACAGCTGGCGGCCTCTCCTTGACGCCCGTCCCAGAGACAGCCACAGGCGTGCCAGGTACAGCAGTGACCGCGCAGGGGTTCAGCAAGAAGGTCCACAAAAAGGATATTTCTGGCGCTTACAAGGGCGAAGTGGTTGTGGCGTGCAGTTACCTACCAATCTTTGCGCATTTCACAGCCGAGTCTGGAACTTCCTGGCTCGGCCAATGGTGGCGCGGAAGTGACCCAGCGTTTTCACATTTGCAGCTAGGCGATTTACCGATGGTAGTTGAGAGCGAGGATGGAGAAGTAAAGTACAAGGTCGGAAAGGAGTGTGGAGGAAACCTGGATCGTCCTTTTGGAGTCGATGATCAGAAAGACAATAATGGAGGTGCACGTGAGCAGCAGGAGCTTCAAGACCTCGAGAACTTGGGATTCACAATCGAGGTCGCTTCTGAATGA